Proteins from a single region of Chitinibacter bivalviorum:
- the rplK gene encoding 50S ribosomal protein L11 yields the protein MAKKIIGYIKLQVPAGKANPSPPIGPALGQRGLNIMEFCKAFNAATQGVEPGLPIPVVITAFADKSFTFVMKSPPATILLKKAAGITKGSARPHTDKVGKVTRAQLEEIVKTKQADLTGSDLDAAVRIIAGSARSIGIEVEGV from the coding sequence GTGGCAAAGAAGATTATTGGCTACATCAAGCTGCAAGTGCCAGCTGGTAAAGCAAACCCATCGCCTCCAATTGGTCCAGCTTTGGGTCAGCGCGGCTTGAATATTATGGAATTTTGTAAAGCGTTTAACGCTGCAACCCAAGGCGTTGAGCCAGGTTTGCCAATTCCAGTAGTGATTACTGCGTTTGCAGATAAATCATTCACTTTCGTAATGAAATCGCCCCCAGCAACTATCTTGCTGAAAAAAGCGGCTGGCATTACTAAAGGTTCTGCACGTCCACATACCGACAAAGTAGGTAAAGTGACTCGTGCTCAGCTCGAAGAAATCGTAAAAACCAAGCAAGCTGATTTGACTGGTAGCGATTTGGACGCAGCTGTACGCATTATCGCTGGTTCAGCTCGTTCCATTGGTATTGAAGTGGAGGGCGTGTAA
- the nusG gene encoding transcription termination/antitermination protein NusG, translating to MAMRWYVVHAYSGFEKSVQKALLEKIDRLEMGHLFGQILVPVEEVMEVKAGRKALTERKFYPGYVFVEMDMTDDSWHLVKSTPKVTGFIGGSGTKPMPIPVKEVERMMQQVQEGVEKPRHKILFEVGETLRVTDGPFADFSATVQDVDYDKNRLKVTVSIFGRATPVDLEFSQVEKT from the coding sequence ATGGCAATGCGTTGGTATGTAGTTCACGCGTATTCAGGTTTTGAAAAGAGCGTACAAAAAGCGCTGCTTGAAAAAATCGATCGATTGGAAATGGGGCATCTGTTTGGTCAGATCTTGGTTCCGGTTGAAGAAGTGATGGAAGTTAAAGCGGGTCGTAAGGCGCTGACAGAGCGCAAGTTCTATCCAGGTTATGTGTTTGTTGAAATGGATATGACGGACGATAGCTGGCATTTGGTAAAAAGCACGCCTAAAGTGACTGGCTTTATCGGTGGTTCGGGTACGAAACCTATGCCGATTCCAGTGAAAGAAGTTGAGCGGATGATGCAGCAGGTTCAAGAGGGGGTTGAGAAACCTCGTCATAAGATCCTGTTTGAAGTTGGTGAGACTTTACGTGTTACCGATGGTCCATTCGCAGATTTCAGTGCCACTGTTCAAGATGTTGATTACGACAAAAATCGTTTGAAAGTAACGGTTTCAATTTTCGGTCGTGCAACACCGGTAGATTTGGAATTCTCGCAGGTTGAAAAAACCTAA
- the secE gene encoding preprotein translocase subunit SecE, whose product MGRQKVMQSIERLKVMAALALVALGVAGFYMVPAGQSFVGSLAVVAGLAAAGAVMWFSETGRAFVDYARDSIKEAQKVVWPSKKETWQVTGVVFLFVAVLALFMWVVDSGLAWLFYDIVLGRG is encoded by the coding sequence ATGGGTCGCCAGAAAGTAATGCAAAGCATAGAACGACTGAAAGTAATGGCAGCGCTGGCCTTAGTGGCTTTAGGTGTTGCTGGGTTTTATATGGTGCCTGCTGGGCAGTCTTTTGTGGGTTCTCTCGCGGTAGTGGCTGGTTTGGCTGCTGCAGGCGCGGTGATGTGGTTTAGTGAAACGGGTCGTGCATTCGTTGACTATGCGCGTGACTCGATCAAAGAAGCTCAAAAGGTGGTTTGGCCAAGCAAGAAAGAAACATGGCAGGTGACTGGCGTTGTGTTCTTGTTTGTTGCTGTATTGGCCTTGTTCATGTGGGTGGTTGATTCTGGCTTGGCTTGGTTGTTTTACGATATCGTGCTTGGTCGCGGTTAA
- the tuf gene encoding elongation factor Tu, with product MAKEKFTRTKPHVNVGTIGHVDHGKTTLTAAITTILSRKFGGEAKDYSQIDSAPEEKARGITINTAHVEYETETRHYAHVDCPGHADYVKNMITGAAQMDGAVLVVSAADGPMPQTREHILLSRQVGVPYIIVFMNKADLVDDAELLELVEMEVRDLLSKYDFPGDDTPIITGSARAALEGDQGEYGEPAIFRLADALDTYIPLPERAVDGTFLMPVEDVFSISGRGTVVTGRVERGIVKVGEEIEIVGIVPTIKTTCTGVEMFRKLLDQGQAGDNIGALLRGTKREDVQRGQVLAKPGSITPHTKFTSEIYVLSKEEGGRHTPFFSNYRPQFYFRTTDVTGAIQLPEGTEMVMPGDNVSITVTLICPIAMEQGLRFAIREGGRTVGAGVVAKVIE from the coding sequence ATGGCTAAGGAAAAGTTTACGCGGACAAAACCGCACGTTAACGTTGGTACAATCGGTCACGTTGACCATGGCAAAACCACTCTGACTGCTGCGATCACGACAATCTTGTCTCGCAAATTCGGTGGCGAAGCTAAAGACTACTCACAGATCGATAGCGCTCCAGAAGAAAAAGCACGTGGTATTACTATTAATACTGCGCACGTTGAATACGAAACTGAAACTCGCCACTACGCTCACGTAGATTGCCCAGGTCACGCGGATTATGTAAAAAACATGATTACCGGTGCGGCTCAGATGGACGGCGCGGTATTGGTTGTTTCTGCTGCTGATGGTCCTATGCCACAAACTCGCGAGCACATCTTGTTGTCTCGTCAGGTTGGCGTTCCATACATCATCGTATTCATGAACAAAGCTGACTTGGTTGATGATGCTGAGTTGCTCGAATTGGTAGAAATGGAAGTTCGTGACCTGTTGTCTAAATACGACTTCCCAGGTGATGACACTCCAATCATTACTGGTTCAGCTCGTGCTGCACTGGAAGGTGATCAAGGCGAATACGGCGAGCCAGCAATCTTCCGCTTGGCTGATGCGTTGGATACTTACATTCCTCTGCCAGAGCGCGCAGTTGACGGTACATTCCTGATGCCAGTAGAGGACGTATTCTCTATCTCTGGTCGTGGTACTGTAGTAACTGGTCGTGTAGAGCGCGGTATCGTTAAGGTTGGTGAAGAGATTGAGATCGTTGGTATCGTTCCAACCATCAAAACTACTTGTACTGGCGTTGAAATGTTCCGCAAATTGCTGGACCAAGGTCAAGCAGGTGACAACATTGGTGCGTTGTTGCGCGGTACTAAGCGTGAAGACGTTCAGCGTGGTCAAGTATTGGCTAAACCAGGCTCAATCACACCACACACTAAATTCACGTCAGAAATCTACGTTCTGTCGAAAGAAGAAGGTGGTCGTCATACGCCATTCTTTAGCAACTACCGTCCACAGTTCTACTTCCGTACTACGGACGTAACTGGTGCGATCCAGTTGCCAGAAGGTACAGAAATGGTTATGCCAGGCGACAACGTGTCAATCACTGTAACGTTGATTTGCCCGATCGCGATGGAGCAAGGTTTGCGCTTTGCGATTCGTGAAGGTGGCCGTACCGTTGGTGCGGGCGTTGTAGCAAAAGTTATTGAATAA
- the lgt gene encoding prolipoprotein diacylglyceryl transferase encodes MLVHPQFDPVAIHIGSFGLHWYGLMYLIGFVLFLLLGRWRIRKGNPAGWRVEEMDDLLFYGVLGVILGGRLGYVLFYKPSFYLSHPLDIIKVWEGGMAFHGGFLGVLVAMYLFGRKTNRSFFQVTDFIAPLVPLGLAAGRIGNFINGELWGRVTDATMPWAMVFPQAQDGLPRHPSQLYQFALEGVALFLILWLYSAKPRKTGQISAAFLIGYGVFRFVAEFAREPDDFLGLLAMNFSMGQWLSLPMILFGFYLFAASSKKMS; translated from the coding sequence ATGTTAGTTCATCCGCAGTTCGACCCCGTTGCGATCCATATCGGCTCTTTTGGCTTGCATTGGTATGGTTTGATGTACCTGATCGGCTTTGTATTGTTTTTGCTCTTGGGTCGCTGGCGTATACGTAAGGGCAATCCTGCTGGTTGGCGTGTAGAGGAAATGGATGATCTGCTCTTTTACGGTGTTCTCGGGGTGATATTGGGTGGCCGATTGGGTTATGTGCTGTTTTATAAACCGAGCTTTTATCTATCTCACCCACTAGACATTATCAAGGTATGGGAAGGCGGAATGGCTTTTCACGGTGGTTTCCTTGGTGTGTTGGTTGCAATGTATTTGTTCGGCCGGAAAACAAACCGTAGCTTCTTTCAAGTTACCGATTTTATAGCGCCGTTGGTTCCACTTGGCTTGGCTGCAGGTCGCATTGGAAATTTCATTAATGGTGAGCTGTGGGGGCGTGTAACGGATGCCACTATGCCGTGGGCAATGGTGTTTCCGCAGGCGCAAGATGGATTGCCGCGCCACCCTTCACAGTTGTATCAATTTGCGCTCGAAGGCGTCGCGTTATTTTTGATCTTGTGGCTCTACTCGGCAAAACCACGCAAAACAGGTCAGATCTCGGCGGCATTTCTAATCGGGTATGGCGTGTTCCGTTTTGTGGCGGAATTCGCGCGTGAACCAGATGACTTTTTGGGGTTGTTGGCGATGAATTTTTCGATGGGGCAGTGGCTTAGTTTGCCGATGATTTTGTTCGGTTTCTATCTATTTGCGGCCTCGAGCAAAAAAATGAGCTGA
- the ilvD gene encoding dihydroxy-acid dehydratase, which translates to MPVYRSRTTTHGRNMAGARALWRATGMKDGDFDKPIIAICNSFTQFVPGHVHLQNLGQLVAREVEKAGGVAKEFNTIAVDDGIAMGHGGMLYSLPSRDLIADSVEYMVNAHCADAIVCISNCDKITPGMLMASLRLNIPVIFVSGGPMEAGKVNWQGETRKLDLVDAMVEAANPNVSDEEVAAVERSACPTCGSCSGMFTANSMNCLTEALGLSLPGNGSLLATHGDRKQLFLQAGRTIVELAKRYYEQDDESVLPRNIATFEAFENAIALDIAMGGSTNTVLHLLAAAHEAGVDFKMQDIDRMSRKVPCLSKVAPATQKYHMEDVHRAGGVIGILAELDRAGLIHRDVPTVHAKTLGEGLDQWDIVKNSPDSLAHLLFRAAPGGVATTIAFSQSMRWPELDLDRANGCIRNKENAYSQDGGIAVLYGNIAERGCIVKTAGVDDSILKFTGRVRIFESQDDAVAGILDDQIVAGDVVLIRYEGPKGGPGMQEMLYPTSYLKSKGLGKACALLTDGRFSGGTSGLSIGHVSPEAAEGGAIGLAQEGDTLEIDIPNRTINLLVSDEELAARRIAMDAKGKDAWKPVDRQRIVSAALRAYAAMTTSADTGAVRDVSQVERKD; encoded by the coding sequence ATGCCTGTATATCGCTCCCGCACCACCACTCATGGCCGCAATATGGCCGGCGCCCGCGCTCTTTGGCGCGCAACCGGCATGAAAGACGGTGATTTTGACAAGCCCATCATCGCCATCTGCAACTCATTTACGCAATTTGTACCCGGCCATGTCCACCTACAAAATCTTGGCCAACTGGTTGCACGGGAAGTTGAAAAAGCTGGCGGTGTCGCCAAAGAATTCAACACCATCGCCGTTGACGATGGTATCGCCATGGGCCATGGCGGCATGTTGTATTCATTACCAAGTCGCGACCTGATTGCCGACTCAGTTGAATACATGGTAAATGCGCATTGCGCTGATGCGATTGTCTGCATCTCAAACTGCGACAAAATCACCCCTGGCATGCTGATGGCTTCTTTGCGCCTGAATATTCCGGTGATTTTTGTCTCTGGCGGCCCCATGGAAGCGGGCAAAGTCAATTGGCAAGGCGAAACTCGTAAGCTCGACTTGGTTGATGCCATGGTGGAAGCGGCCAATCCGAACGTATCAGACGAAGAAGTGGCCGCCGTTGAGCGCAGCGCCTGCCCAACCTGTGGCTCATGCTCTGGTATGTTTACTGCCAACTCGATGAATTGCCTGACTGAAGCACTCGGCCTGTCATTACCTGGCAACGGCTCTTTGCTCGCCACGCACGGCGATCGCAAACAATTGTTCCTGCAAGCGGGTCGTACCATCGTTGAGCTGGCCAAACGTTATTACGAGCAAGACGACGAATCGGTCTTGCCACGCAATATCGCCACCTTTGAAGCCTTTGAAAACGCCATCGCCCTCGACATCGCGATGGGCGGCTCAACCAATACCGTACTGCATTTACTCGCCGCCGCACACGAAGCCGGCGTTGATTTCAAAATGCAAGACATTGACCGCATGAGCCGCAAAGTGCCTTGCCTGTCCAAAGTTGCGCCCGCCACGCAGAAATACCACATGGAAGACGTACACCGTGCAGGCGGCGTCATCGGTATTTTGGCCGAGCTTGACCGCGCCGGCTTAATTCACCGCGACGTACCCACCGTGCACGCCAAGACTCTGGGCGAAGGCTTGGATCAATGGGATATCGTTAAAAACTCGCCCGATAGCCTGGCCCACCTACTCTTCCGCGCAGCACCTGGCGGCGTAGCAACGACAATTGCCTTTAGCCAAAGCATGCGCTGGCCAGAGCTTGATCTTGACCGCGCTAATGGTTGCATCCGCAACAAAGAAAACGCCTATTCGCAAGACGGTGGCATTGCCGTCCTCTACGGCAACATCGCGGAACGCGGTTGTATCGTTAAAACCGCTGGCGTCGACGATTCAATTCTGAAGTTCACTGGCCGCGTACGTATTTTTGAAAGCCAAGACGATGCAGTTGCAGGCATTCTGGACGACCAGATTGTGGCAGGCGATGTGGTGTTGATCCGCTACGAAGGCCCGAAAGGCGGCCCAGGCATGCAAGAAATGCTCTACCCCACCTCTTACCTCAAATCAAAAGGTCTTGGTAAAGCTTGCGCGCTCCTCACCGACGGTCGCTTCTCAGGCGGCACATCGGGTCTTTCTATTGGCCACGTTTCACCCGAAGCCGCCGAAGGCGGTGCGATTGGCTTGGCACAGGAAGGCGACACACTGGAAATCGACATCCCTAACCGCACCATCAATTTGCTCGTCAGCGACGAAGAACTCGCTGCACGCCGCATTGCGATGGACGCCAAAGGCAAAGACGCCTGGAAGCCCGTTGATCGTCAGCGCATCGTGAGCGCTGCGCTGCGTGCCTACGCTGCGATGACGACCAGCGCCGACACCGGCGCGGTGCGCGACGTATCTCAGGTAGAGCGCAAAGACTAA
- a CDS encoding cold-shock protein, with protein MATGTVKWFNDAKGFGFITPDQGGEDLFAHFSAITSSGFKSLQEGQKVSFEVTNGPKGQQASNIQPL; from the coding sequence ATGGCAACTGGTACAGTTAAGTGGTTCAACGATGCAAAAGGCTTCGGTTTCATTACTCCTGATCAAGGTGGCGAAGACTTGTTTGCCCACTTCTCAGCAATCACTTCTAGCGGTTTCAAATCACTGCAAGAAGGCCAGAAAGTTAGCTTTGAAGTGACTAACGGCCCTAAAGGCCAACAAGCTTCAAACATTCAGCCTCTGTAA
- a CDS encoding BLUF domain-containing protein — protein MLVRLIYASRAAGDVNAELLDAILRSSRQNNPAIGVTGVLCYSGGMFVQVLEGSRSAVSSLYNVIVRDPRHEKVELLHFEEIVERHFSGWTMGQVNLSKVNACVLLKYSARAEFNPFEMSGSTVMRLLDDLIATAAISK, from the coding sequence ATGCTTGTTCGCTTGATTTACGCCAGCCGTGCCGCTGGGGATGTAAATGCTGAGTTGTTGGACGCTATTTTGCGCAGTTCGCGACAAAATAACCCCGCAATTGGCGTGACGGGCGTGTTGTGTTACAGCGGCGGGATGTTTGTGCAAGTGCTGGAAGGTAGTCGATCTGCCGTGTCGTCGCTGTATAACGTAATTGTGCGTGACCCACGGCATGAAAAAGTAGAGCTGCTGCATTTTGAAGAAATCGTTGAGCGGCACTTTTCGGGCTGGACGATGGGGCAGGTGAATTTATCGAAGGTCAACGCCTGTGTGCTGCTGAAGTATTCCGCGCGTGCAGAGTTTAATCCTTTTGAGATGAGTGGTTCGACGGTGATGCGCTTGCTTGATGATTTAATCGCGACTGCGGCGATTAGTAAATAA
- the folE gene encoding GTP cyclohydrolase I — translation MSQSDSKVPTTTPVSQRIRYRLHQAQRRFHANDNIADFIEDGEMAELLDEVQEKMVGVLQSLVIDTENDHNTQDTARRVAKMYLNEVFRGRYVAQPPVTEFPNVEHLNELMIVGPITVRSACSHHFCPIIGKLWIGILPNQHSNLIGLSKYARLAEWVMSRPQIQEEAVTQMADLLQSKVNPDGLAIVMEADHFCMHWRGVKDSDSKMINSVMRGIFLKDTHLRLEFLSLINNKR, via the coding sequence GTGAGTCAGTCTGATTCTAAAGTTCCTACGACCACCCCCGTTTCGCAGCGTATCCGTTATCGTCTGCATCAGGCGCAACGTCGTTTCCATGCCAACGATAATATTGCTGACTTTATCGAAGACGGCGAAATGGCCGAATTGCTCGATGAAGTGCAAGAAAAAATGGTGGGTGTGCTGCAAAGTCTGGTGATCGATACTGAAAACGATCACAACACGCAAGATACCGCGCGTCGCGTGGCCAAGATGTATCTGAATGAAGTATTTCGTGGTCGATATGTGGCGCAGCCGCCGGTTACCGAGTTTCCCAATGTTGAGCATCTGAATGAATTGATGATTGTGGGGCCGATTACCGTGCGTAGCGCGTGTTCACATCACTTCTGCCCGATTATTGGTAAATTGTGGATTGGTATTCTGCCAAATCAACATTCCAACTTGATTGGCCTGTCAAAATATGCGCGCTTGGCTGAATGGGTGATGTCACGCCCACAAATTCAGGAAGAAGCCGTGACGCAAATGGCCGATTTGCTGCAAAGCAAAGTCAATCCAGATGGTTTGGCGATTGTGATGGAAGCGGATCATTTCTGCATGCATTGGCGCGGCGTCAAAGATTCGGATTCCAAGATGATTAATAGTGTGATGCGTGGCATCTTCCTGAAAGACACGCATTTACGGCTTGAGTTTTTGTCACTGATTAACAATAAACGCTAA
- a CDS encoding DUF456 domain-containing protein, whose protein sequence is MDAIWWVLSIGLMLLGIAGIILPLLPSMPLVFAGMLILAWQQDFQTVSVYTVIALGVMAIIASLLDYLAGALGAKAAGASKQAVWGATAGALLGILAGPFGLIFGPLIGAATGEFYASRQLWQSGKVGLASWIGMILGAIAKIAIVFAMLGVFWLAYWI, encoded by the coding sequence ATGGATGCAATTTGGTGGGTATTGAGTATTGGCCTGATGTTACTGGGTATTGCGGGGATTATTTTACCCCTCCTGCCCTCCATGCCACTGGTGTTTGCCGGTATGTTGATTTTGGCCTGGCAGCAAGATTTTCAAACGGTCAGTGTCTATACCGTTATCGCGCTGGGTGTCATGGCCATTATCGCCAGTTTGCTCGACTATCTTGCGGGCGCACTGGGGGCCAAGGCAGCGGGCGCCAGCAAACAGGCGGTTTGGGGCGCGACTGCAGGCGCATTGCTCGGGATTTTGGCGGGGCCATTCGGCTTGATTTTCGGGCCTTTGATTGGCGCGGCGACAGGGGAATTTTATGCGAGCCGCCAGCTCTGGCAATCGGGTAAGGTCGGGCTGGCAAGCTGGATCGGCATGATCCTCGGGGCGATCGCCAAGATTGCCATTGTCTTTGCGATGCTCGGTGTGTTCTGGTTGGCGTATTGGATTTAA
- the corA gene encoding magnesium/cobalt transporter CorA produces the protein MAKRRRDARSTDHPRRVKAHLKASKAGAAPGFLQYVGAHEAAPTLATLIEFGANSGEFIETKFTALEQGREFKPTFGNYWLNLHGLGDTELLKLIGRRFRLHPLVLEDILNTQQRPKVETYPGYLFITARLMKLDDDGVVDSEQISLVVGHNFLLTFQEKPTGTFEAIRESLRNGESQLRKFGTDYLVYALLDKVVDRYFAVLEQVGERVDNLEDEIIESLDPQQMQEVQYLRRSMQALKRGLWPLREVINILQRDDADFFKDETQLYLRDVYDHTVQLIESVEALRDVVSGLQDIYLSLQSQNMNTQMRTLTVFTIIFSPLTLIAGIYGMNFDNMPELHWQYGYFIVLALMGLLGSGLGLYFWSRRWIE, from the coding sequence ATGGCAAAACGTCGGCGTGACGCTCGCAGTACAGACCATCCCCGCCGCGTAAAAGCGCATCTAAAGGCCAGCAAAGCGGGTGCCGCACCTGGATTTTTGCAATACGTAGGCGCGCACGAAGCGGCGCCGACCTTGGCCACGCTGATTGAGTTTGGCGCCAATTCTGGCGAATTTATCGAGACTAAATTTACCGCTCTGGAGCAAGGTCGCGAATTTAAGCCGACCTTTGGCAACTACTGGCTCAATTTGCATGGTCTAGGTGATACCGAGTTGCTGAAATTGATTGGGCGACGTTTTCGTTTGCACCCATTGGTGCTCGAAGACATCCTTAATACACAGCAGCGCCCCAAGGTTGAAACCTATCCCGGCTATTTGTTTATTACCGCTCGCCTGATGAAGCTCGACGACGACGGCGTGGTCGATTCCGAGCAAATCAGTTTGGTGGTGGGGCATAACTTCCTACTGACGTTTCAGGAAAAACCAACTGGCACGTTTGAAGCGATCCGTGAATCTCTGCGCAATGGTGAATCGCAATTGCGCAAGTTTGGCACCGATTACCTCGTCTATGCGCTGCTGGATAAAGTCGTTGATCGCTACTTTGCCGTGCTCGAGCAAGTCGGTGAGCGCGTGGATAATCTGGAAGACGAAATCATCGAGTCGCTGGACCCACAACAGATGCAGGAAGTGCAATATTTGCGGCGCTCAATGCAGGCCTTAAAGCGCGGTCTTTGGCCGCTGCGAGAGGTGATTAATATTTTGCAGCGTGATGATGCCGATTTTTTCAAAGATGAAACGCAGCTCTATCTACGCGATGTGTACGACCACACTGTGCAATTGATCGAGAGTGTCGAGGCATTGCGTGATGTCGTCTCGGGGTTGCAGGATATTTACCTTTCGCTGCAATCGCAAAACATGAATACGCAAATGCGTACGCTGACCGTGTTTACGATTATCTTTAGTCCGCTGACCTTGATCGCAGGGATCTACGGCATGAACTTTGACAACATGCCCGAGCTACACTGGCAATATGGCTACTTTATTGTGCTGGCGCTGATGGGGTTATTGGGTTCGGGTCTGGGTTTGTATTTCTGGTCGAGGCGCTGGATCGAGTAG
- the ppx gene encoding exopolyphosphatase, translating to MSDNSVIAAVDLGSNSFRLQVARVVEGSLFPLDSLKETVRLGAGLDASGCLSQEAIDELITALSRFGERLAGLPPQCVRAVATNTFRIARNSAQFLPAAEAALGFPIEIIAGREEARLIYIGAAHSLPSTRERRLVVDIGGGSTELIIGSQYRSFRTESIQLGCVGWSMRYFPDGIITRERLETAELAARGAFLPLVPDFHTSEWQRAIGTSGTARSLADILELNDLSPLGITRGGMAALREIMLQAGHIDKISLNGLRDDRRPVLAGGFAIMQAAFDMLGIERMNITYGALRDGVLYDLMQRQTQYDVRDRTVDFFQRRYHVDGLQANRVMAMTEQLFESLRGEAAPEDAVLVRHLNMAASLHEVGRSIAHSSYHKHSAYILQHADMPGFSRREQVWLSRLVLAHAGSLTKLDADVINDAEWDAILALRLAVLFYRARLDETPPWCDLVHHHEGYLLTIDEQWLASHPLTAFALNEEITAWQNVGVTLAVQTIPAA from the coding sequence CTTGATGCCAGCGGCTGCTTAAGCCAAGAGGCCATCGATGAGCTGATTACCGCTTTATCGCGTTTTGGCGAGCGTTTAGCTGGCTTGCCGCCGCAGTGTGTTCGCGCCGTGGCGACCAATACATTTCGTATTGCGCGCAATTCAGCCCAATTTTTACCGGCTGCCGAAGCTGCGCTAGGTTTTCCCATTGAGATTATTGCTGGCCGCGAAGAGGCTAGGCTGATTTATATTGGTGCGGCGCATAGCTTGCCCAGTACGCGCGAACGGCGTCTGGTCGTCGATATTGGCGGAGGCTCGACGGAGCTGATTATCGGTAGCCAATACCGCTCGTTTCGCACCGAAAGTATTCAGCTCGGCTGCGTTGGCTGGAGTATGCGTTACTTCCCCGACGGTATTATCACGCGCGAACGACTCGAAACAGCCGAGTTGGCTGCGCGCGGCGCTTTCTTGCCGCTAGTGCCTGATTTTCATACCAGCGAATGGCAACGGGCGATCGGTACGTCGGGTACTGCCCGCTCGCTGGCGGATATATTGGAGTTGAACGACTTATCCCCCCTGGGTATCACCCGAGGCGGCATGGCTGCCTTGCGCGAAATCATGCTACAAGCGGGGCATATCGATAAGATTTCACTCAATGGCTTGCGTGATGACAGACGCCCAGTCTTGGCGGGCGGCTTTGCCATTATGCAGGCGGCGTTTGATATGCTCGGGATCGAGCGGATGAATATCACCTACGGCGCGCTGCGCGATGGCGTGCTGTACGACTTGATGCAGCGTCAAACGCAATACGATGTGCGTGATCGCACCGTTGATTTTTTCCAGCGCCGATACCATGTGGATGGCCTGCAAGCCAATCGCGTGATGGCGATGACTGAGCAATTGTTTGAAAGCCTGCGCGGTGAAGCTGCGCCAGAAGATGCCGTGCTGGTGCGGCACCTGAATATGGCGGCCAGTTTGCACGAAGTGGGGCGCTCGATCGCGCATTCGAGTTATCACAAACATTCGGCCTACATCTTGCAGCACGCCGATATGCCGGGTTTTTCACGTCGCGAACAAGTTTGGCTCTCGCGTCTGGTCTTGGCGCACGCCGGTAGCCTGACCAAGCTGGATGCTGATGTCATCAATGATGCCGAGTGGGATGCGATCTTGGCCCTGCGTCTGGCGGTGCTGTTTTATCGGGCGCGGCTCGATGAAACGCCGCCTTGGTGTGACTTGGTACATCACCATGAAGGTTATTTATTGACGATAGACGAGCAGTGGCTGGCGTCGCACCCGCTGACTGCATTTGCTTTAAATGAGGAAATCACGGCATGGCAAAACGTCGGCGTGACGCTCGCAGTACAGACCATCCCCGCCGCGTAA